Proteins encoded within one genomic window of Oryza glaberrima chromosome 12, OglaRS2, whole genome shotgun sequence:
- the LOC127756817 gene encoding uncharacterized protein LOC127756817, with amino-acid sequence MASRRNVRGYAPLPTEDRDDSNLTDDVDLRFTYTPKSLRKIPWKSIALALFLLLLGCSLLFLSYFIFTGHMEGDNSQAYGLLFLGILAFLPGFYETRVAYYSSRGAPGYTFASIPDY; translated from the exons ATGGCGTCTAGACGCAATGTTCGGGGGTATGCTCCACTTCCTACAGAGGACAGGGATGACAGCAATCTTACTGATGATGTTGACCTTCGGTTCACTTACACCCCAAAATCCCTCAGAAAAATCCCGTGGAAGTCAATTGCCCTGGCactattcctcctcctcctaggaTGTTCGCTTCTCTTCCTGTCATATTTTATATTCACAGGTCACATGGAGGGGGATAACTCTCAGGCATATGGTCTCTTGTTCCTGGGCATCCTTGCCTTCCTTCCTG GTTTTTATGAGACTCGAGTTGCTTACTATTCCTCGAGAGGAGCACCAGGGTACACCTTTGCATCTATTCCAGATTATTAA